A stretch of Spirochaetota bacterium DNA encodes these proteins:
- a CDS encoding YfcE family phosphodiesterase, protein MIIACISDIHGNAVALDAVLRDIDGRGIRKILCAGDLLGFGPFPNETVALVRERGIPTVMGNYDAKVLKFPRKKAAYKRKKRTESYQSFKWTYKHLTEENREFVSSLPFSYEETIDGVAVLMAHGSMRSYKDYIPEATTARELAGLLMDRVPDLFITGHTHVPFFVDRGSIHVAGCGSAGKPVEGSPDVSYVIVSDGGGLSGEIVRVAYDVERLYAAVIDSGLPPVFAEQFLHGIGH, encoded by the coding sequence ATGATCATCGCCTGCATATCGGACATACATGGGAATGCCGTGGCCCTCGATGCGGTTCTCCGGGATATTGATGGCCGGGGTATTCGGAAAATTCTCTGCGCCGGGGACCTGCTGGGATTCGGCCCCTTCCCCAACGAGACCGTCGCCCTCGTGCGCGAGAGGGGCATCCCTACGGTGATGGGCAACTACGATGCGAAGGTGCTCAAGTTTCCGCGGAAAAAGGCCGCGTACAAAAGAAAAAAACGTACCGAGAGTTACCAGTCGTTCAAATGGACATACAAACACCTGACTGAAGAAAACCGTGAATTTGTTTCCTCCCTTCCTTTCTCATACGAAGAAACAATCGACGGCGTAGCCGTCCTGATGGCGCACGGCAGCATGAGGAGCTACAAGGATTACATTCCTGAAGCCACGACCGCCCGGGAGCTTGCCGGTTTGCTCATGGATCGCGTACCCGACCTTTTCATCACCGGGCATACGCACGTTCCCTTTTTCGTGGACAGGGGATCGATCCATGTCGCGGGCTGCGGCAGCGCCGGAAAGCCCGTGGAGGGATCCCCCGATGTATCCTATGTGATCGTCAGCGACGGCGGGGGGCTTTCAGGCGAGATCGTAAGGGTCGCCTATGACGTGGAAAGGCTTTACGCGGCAGTAATCGACAGCGGCCTTCCGCC